The Streptomyces sp. NBC_00569 genomic sequence GGGTGCCCTTGGCCACACGGGACGTGGTCGTGAACGAGGCGGCGAACGCCGACTGCGTGGCAACCGGACCCTGCTCGCCGGCCTGCAGGTCGGTGGCGTCGGTGATGACACCCGACCCGATCCGCACCGCGAGACGGGCGGCGATCTCCTTGCCCTCCGCGGACGAGGGCACCAGAACCGCGGCCGGGGACACCGCGTTGTAGGCGGCCTGCAGCGCATCGACCTTCGGCACGACCAGGTAGTCGGCGTACTCGGAGGCGTCATCGGTCAGGACCTTGACGGCGCCGTGCTCGGCCAGGACGGCCGCGGTGCCGGCGGCACCCGCACCCAGCGCCAGCGCGACGGGCTCACCGATGCGGCGGGCCAGCGTCAGCAGCTCCAGGGTGGGCTTGCGGACGGCACCGTCCACGTGATCGACGTAGACCAGAACTTCAGCCATGGGACTTCTTCTCTCCTGCGTGCGAAAGATGAGGGCTAAGGGGGCGATGGGACGGGCGGGGCTAGATGAACTTCTGGCCCGCGAGGAACTCGGCGAGCTGCTTGCCGCCCTCGCCCTCGTCCTTGACGATCGTGCCCGCGCTGCGCGCCGGACGCTCGGCCGCCGCGTCCACGACCGTCCACGCACCCGCCAGACCCACCTCGTCGGCCTCCAGGTCCAGATCCGACAGGTCCCAGGACTGAACCGGCTTCTTCTTCGCCGCCATGATCCCCTTGAACGAGGGGTAACGCGCCTCGCCCGACTGGTCGGTCACCGACACCACCGCCGGCAGCGAGGCCTCCACCTGCTCCGAGGCGGTGTCACCGTCACGACGGCCCTTCACCACACCGCCCTCGACCGACACCTGCGACAACAGCGTCACCTGCGGCACACCCAGCCGCTCCGCGAGCAGCGCCGGCACCACACCCGCCGTGCCGTCCGTCGACGCCATACCGGACACGACCAGATCGAAACCGGCCTTCTCGATCGCCTTCGCCAGCACCAGCGACGTGCCCACGATGTCCGTGCCGTGCAGATCGTCGTCCTCGACATGGATCGCCTTGTCCGCGCCCATCGACAACGCCTTGCGCAACGCGTCCTTCGCGTCCTCCGGACCCACCGTCAACACGGTGATCTCCGCATCGTCCGCCCCGTCCGCGATCTGCAACGCCTGCTCGACCGCGTACTCGTCCAGCTCCGACAACAGACCGTCCACATCATCACGGTCCACCGTCAGATCATCAGCGAAATGCCGGTCCCCCGTCGCGTCCGGCACATACTTCACGGTGACAACGATCCTCAAGCTCACGCCGGCTCTCCTGCCTCTGGTTCCTGAAAGCGACACTATGGCACTCAGTACCCTCTGGCAAGGTACGTGGTGCCAGAGGGGCCGCTTCGGTGTTACGTTCCCGGCATGACTGAGGCGACCAGACCGGCCAAGAAGGCGCCGATGCGCGAGGTGCTCGCCGAGGCGGCGTTCCAGCTCTTCCTCGACCGGGGTTTCGAACAGACCACGGTCGACGACATCGTCGCCCGTGCGGGTGTCGGGCGCAGGTCGTTCTTCCGGTACTTCCCGTCCAAGGAGGACGCGGTCTTCCCGGATCACGAGCGCTGCCTCGCCGACATGACGGCCTTCCTCGAAGAGGCCGACGGCACCGACCCGGTGGGTACCGTCTCCGACGCGGCGCGCCTCGTGCTGCGGATGTACGCGGCCAACCCCGAGTTCTCCGTGCAGCGCTACCGCCTCACGCGCGAGGTGCCGGGGCTGCGGACGTACGAACTGTCGGTGGTGCGGCGCTACGAGCGCACCCTGGCGGGCTATCTGCGGGAGCGATTCGAGGGGGAGCGGGACGGCGCGCTGCGGGCCGAGGTGATCGCCGCGTCCGTCGTCGCCGCCCATAACAACGGGCTCCGCTCCTGGCTCCGTTCGGGTGGTGAGGGAGACCCGTACGCGGCCGTGGACCATGCTCTGGGGATGGTGCGCGGTGTGTGGAGTGGCGCGGACCAGGGTGCGGCCCCGCGCGCCGCCGAGGACGAAGTCGTCGTGATGGTCGCCCCGAAGGGTGCCCCGATGTGGCAGGTCGTGCAGCGGATCGAAGCGGCCTTGGGGCAGGGCTGAGGACTCGGTCCGGAGACGGATCCTGCTTAATTTGGCACTCAGTACCTTTACAGCGTGGAACTCAGTGCCATACGGTGCGAAGGCGCCGACGCGATGGTGCGGCGCATCAGAGCCGAGCGCAGGGGGCCGAGCCGTGTCCGAGACAGCAACCCACACCGCGCCGATCGGGCACGAGGTGTCCCACACCGCGCCGACCGGGCCCGACGGGACCGGCCTGACGATCCAGCGCTGCCGATGGTGCGGCACCGCCTCCTTCAGGCGGCTTCTGTGTCCGGTGTGCGCGTCGAGCGATCTGCAGGCCGAACACAGCGACGGTCTTGGCGTCGTCGTGCAGTCCAGCGTCGTGAACCGGTACACGGGGACGGCGCGCAACGAGTCCCTCGTCCGTTTCCCGGAAGGCTTCGTGTTCCGGTGCCGTGTCGTCGGTGCCGCCCCGAACCTGGTGTGGATCGGCGCCCGTGTGCGACCCGTGGCCGGCAGCGACCCCGACGCCGGGGAAGTGGTCTTCGAACTGTGTGACACGGGTGGGCGCACCGACTGGCAGTGACTCTGCCGAATGGCGACAACTGGAGGCCCGGCAACCGCGGGCGGCCGCAAGAGAGGAGGATCTTCGATGCGTGAGTTCGGCAGAGTGGGCGTGGTGGGCTGCGGCCTGATGGGATCGGGCATCGCGGAGGTCTGCGCCCGCGCCGGTCTCGACGTCCTGGTCGCCGAGCGCGGCGAAGAGGCGCTTGCGGCGGGCCGGTCCCGTGTCACGGCGTCCCTCGACCGCGG encodes the following:
- a CDS encoding TetR family transcriptional regulator, with amino-acid sequence MTEATRPAKKAPMREVLAEAAFQLFLDRGFEQTTVDDIVARAGVGRRSFFRYFPSKEDAVFPDHERCLADMTAFLEEADGTDPVGTVSDAARLVLRMYAANPEFSVQRYRLTREVPGLRTYELSVVRRYERTLAGYLRERFEGERDGALRAEVIAASVVAAHNNGLRSWLRSGGEGDPYAAVDHALGMVRGVWSGADQGAAPRAAEDEVVVMVAPKGAPMWQVVQRIEAALGQG
- a CDS encoding Zn-ribbon domain-containing OB-fold protein, which translates into the protein MSETATHTAPIGHEVSHTAPTGPDGTGLTIQRCRWCGTASFRRLLCPVCASSDLQAEHSDGLGVVVQSSVVNRYTGTARNESLVRFPEGFVFRCRVVGAAPNLVWIGARVRPVAGSDPDAGEVVFELCDTGGRTDWQ
- a CDS encoding electron transfer flavoprotein subunit beta/FixA family protein; amino-acid sequence: MSLRIVVTVKYVPDATGDRHFADDLTVDRDDVDGLLSELDEYAVEQALQIADGADDAEITVLTVGPEDAKDALRKALSMGADKAIHVEDDDLHGTDIVGTSLVLAKAIEKAGFDLVVSGMASTDGTAGVVPALLAERLGVPQVTLLSQVSVEGGVVKGRRDGDTASEQVEASLPAVVSVTDQSGEARYPSFKGIMAAKKKPVQSWDLSDLDLEADEVGLAGAWTVVDAAAERPARSAGTIVKDEGEGGKQLAEFLAGQKFI